One window of Uloborus diversus isolate 005 chromosome 3, Udiv.v.3.1, whole genome shotgun sequence genomic DNA carries:
- the LOC129218764 gene encoding uncharacterized protein LOC129218764, with translation MNNLLKIPAVYNSRDLNRLRIFFDKVEVQIRNLKSLGIEIDSYCNLLTPIILDRVPRDLVLEFNRKYSEGYKIQDVLTFLESEIQSRERALLVQLRSESFKSGSENSDKNDCKNGSSNSKSYKNYAATANYVASTKKHCVFCNSPDHEFCEYKTIEDRRNKLQNENRCFKCFSKNHYSRMCRLKVECKFCKSKFHSYVLCENAKNKPLSNDKVNEQNNSVVTQCNSSALKSNILLLTCSVIASAGKDSNSVEIARVLLDNGSERSWITKSLASRLKLNIVRRERLSVYSFGSVKTSERIYEVAKLKLSNRNNSESSIEIEVLVTQTITSASLAVPNVNVQNALQQKGLFLADMCNSENEIEVLIGGDVFWGIICDSKVFKINETLSCVPTMFGLAIQGVQQNCNSSFVGVLATDCVIAKDVQVLWDLDVLGNTDKEELTLTDKRIIDRFQSNLKFIQGRYETRLLWKFSPIELGNNFCNAKKRFDELQIILRKDEWLAKEYNKIIEEQERLGIVQECIRTENEYFMPHRPVVRIDKDTTKVRLVFNCSSKLKQNISLNDALECGPNLNANILDIMLNFRKFKIAFNADIEKAFLMISIAKNDRNYLKFIWASNNSEGYKIMQMNRLPFGCTMSNFVLSATIKTHIKKYEDNRRKTVEMLKSSLYVDDLYFGAESMEEAFQLSSDAVSVLKDGGFNLRKLRSNSVELESLWVDQGLSTSECLENCQLKVLGLNWNTKEDSLSLDVKSLLSNLSSLKNTKRCVLQTAAMIFDPMGFLSPFVVRIRCLMQDIWKIGADWDDELPENLTLKWRKWYGEIKDLDFITVERYFFLNVSDLRDSVEIHIFSDASLVAYGAVAYFRYSNKKGEVSTSFIMSKVRVAPLKKLTLPRLELLGVLVAAKLCKYLSGLFNNLSDRVILWTDSEICLCWIRGSFREWKQFVANRICLIQDLTSPSMWKFCPGLMNPADKLTRGESLSLLKNDSVWWCGPKWLTSPRDEWPLQKQYCSNDAAKVELLKVSVNTVVSSYSPVLKVNDFSNFKKLLRVTAWVLRFISKSRKLSIEKGPLSAIELQEAEKMWIKTVQWEVFREEIQRLQKNQQISKSSKIYSLSPYLDETGVLRVRGRLKEAPLTENEKHPVLLPKSKFAELVIFHEHLRVFHSGVSSTLAQVRKKFWIPKGRQTVKRVISTCLICKKYSLKPAKQLTGQLPLERIAESPPFTNVGTDFSGAITVKSKLNSCEKVYIVLFTCAVTRAVHIEVVQDMSVKSFILALRRFLARRGNTKIIFSDNAKTFRSSCEILKSFRKIIKHPELQNFVASENIIWKFIPERSPWWGGFWERLMKSIKDPLRKILGRALLTLEELATILTEIEFILNNRPITYEFNDLNEPIALTPSCFLFPGKDKINFPNYFLEVFDKNSNQKTLQKRKLFQTRLIKQIWSQWKEQYLLQLRSAHNFLDPHSQQNLKIGDVVLVEGPLKNKLLWDMGVIDKVLIGRDGNVRACIVRTSKGCLRRAIQLLYPFEVTVL, from the coding sequence atgaataatttattgaaaattcctGCTGTGTATAATTCAAGGGATTTAAATAGGTTGcgaattttttttgataaagtggAAGTTCAAATTAGGAATTTGAAAAGTTTAGGCATTGAAATAGATTCATACTGTAATTTGTTAACACCAATCATACTTGATCGTGTTCCTAGAGATCTTGTTTTGGAATTCAATAGAAAATATTCGGAAGGGTATAAAATTCAGGACGTTCTTACTTTCTTAGAAAGTGAAATTCAATCGCGTGAACGTGCATTACTTGTGCAATTAAGGTCGGAATCGTTTAAATCTGGTTCAGAAAATTCGGATAAGAATGATTGTAAAAATGGGTCAAGTAACAGTAAGAGTTATAAAAACTATGCTGCAACAGCAAACTATGTGGCTAGTACAAAAAAGCATTGTGTATTTTGTAATAGTCCAGATCATGAGTTTTGTGAGTATAAAACTATCGAAGATCGTAGAAATAAGTTACAAAATGAAAACCGTTGCTTTAAATGTTTCTCGAAAAATCATTATAGTCGCATGTGCAGGTTAAAAgttgaatgcaaattttgtaaaagtaaatttcacaGTTACGTTTTATGTGAAAATGCTAAGAATAAACCTTTAAGTAATGACAAAGTTAATGAACAAAATAACTCTGTTGTGACGCAATGTAATTCGTCggctttaaaatcaaatattttattgcttacatGTTCAGTGATTGCAAGTGCAGGTAAAGATTCAAATTCTGTAGAAATTGCTCGAGTACTTTTAGATAACGGTTCTGAAAGATCTTGGATCACAAAATCTTTAGCAAgtcgtttaaaattaaatatagttaGAAGGGAAAGGCTTTCAGTTTATTCTTTCGGTTCGGTAAAAACATCGGAAAGAATTTATGAGGTTGCAAAACTTAAACTATCAAATAGAAATAATTCTGAATCAtcaattgaaattgaagttttagtaACGCAAACAATAACTTCAGCATCCTTAGCAGTACCTAATGTCAACGTTCAAAATGCATTGCAACAGAAAGGCTTGTTCCTTGCAGATATGTGTAAtagtgaaaatgaaattgaagttttaattggagGGGATGTGTTTTGGGGTATAATTTGCGattcaaaagtgttcaaaataaatgaaacattaagtTGCGTACCAACGATGTTTGGGTTAGCTATTCAGGGGGTCCAACAAAATTGTAATTCAAGCTTCGTAGGAGTTTTGGCTACGGATTGCGTAATTGCAAAGGATGTTCAGGTTCTTTGGGATCTTGATGTTTTAGGTAACACAGATAAGGAAGAATTAACTTTAACAGATAAGCGTATAATAGatagatttcaatcaaatttaaaattcattcaggGTAGATATGAAACACGATTGCTATGGAAATTTTCCCCGATTGAGTTAGGGAATAACTTTTGTAATGCAAAGAAAAGATTTGATGAATTGCAAATAATTCTTCGGAAGGATGAATGGTTGGCTaaagaatataataaaattattgaggAACAAGAACGGCTAGGTATAGTTCAGGAATGTATTAGAACTGAAAACGAATACTTTATGCCACATCGTCCTGTTGTTAGGATTGATAAGGATACGACTAAAGTGAGACTCGTTTTTAATTGTagttcaaaattaaagcaaaatatttcgttaaatGATGCGTTAGAATGTGGTCCAAATTTAAATGCTAACATTCTTGATATTATGCTAAACTTTAggaagtttaaaattgcattcaatgCAGACATTGAAAAGGCTTTCCTTATGATTAGTATTGCAAAAAATGATCGTaactatttgaaatttatttgggcTTCAAATAACTCTGAGGGATataaaattatgcaaatgaatCGATTACCATTCGGTTGTACAATGTCAAATTTTGTTCTCAGTGCTACAATTAAAactcacataaaaaaatatgaagataataGGCGTAAAACTgttgaaatgttgaaaagttCATTATACGTCGATGATTTGTATTTTGGAGCTGAAAGCATGGAAGAAGCATTTCAGTTGTCGTCTGATGCCGTATCAGTTTTGAAAGATGGGGGTTTCAACTTAAGAAAGCTCAGATCTAATTCAGTTGAATTGGAATCTTTATGGGTTGACCAGGGTCTGAGTACTAGTGAGTGTTTGGAAAATTGTCAGTTAAAAGTGTTGGGGTTGAATTGGAATACTAAGGAGGACAGTTTGTCATTAGATGTAAAATCTTTGTTGAGTAATTTATCTTCGTTGAAAAATACTAAGCGTTGTGTGCTGCAGACAGCCGCAATGATATTTGATCCAATGGGTTTTTTGTCTCCTTTTGTTGTAAGAATTAGATGTTTAATGCAAGATATTTGGAAAATAGGTGCAGATTGGGATGATGAATTGCCAGAGAATTTGACTTTGAAGTGGAGGAAGTGGTATGGGGAGATTAAAGATTTAGATTTCATAACGgtagaaagatatttctttttaaatgtgagtgACCTTAGGGATTCTGTTGAAATACACATATTTTCGGACGCGTCATTAGTGGCTTATGGTGCGGTTGCATACTTTAGGTATAGTAATAAGAAGGGTGAAGTTTCGACGTCCTTTATAATGTCAAAAGTCAGAGTGGCACCGTTGAAAAAATTAACGCTTCCGAGACTGGAATTGTTAGGAGTGTTAGTGGCTGCAAAATTGTGTAAatatttgtctggtttatttaataatttgtctGATAGAGTAATATTATGGACGGATTCAGAAATCTGTTTGTGTTGGATTAGAGGTTCATTTAGGGAGTGGAAACAATTTGTTGCAAATCGTATTTGTCTTATTCAAGATTTGACTTCGCCTAGTATGTGGAAATTTTGTCCAGGTTTAATGAATCCAGCAGATAAACTGACAAGAGGTGAATCATTGAGTTTGTTGAAAAATGACAGCGTGTGGTGGTGCGGACCAAAGTGGTTGACTAGTCCTAGAGATGAGTGGCCGTTGCAGAAACAATACTGTTCGAATGACGCGGCGAAAGTTGAACTTTTGAAAGTTAGTGTTAACACGGTTGTTTCATCGTACAGTCCTGTATTAAAAGTTAACGActttagtaatttcaaaaaattactgagaGTGACTGCATGGGTGTTGAGATTTATTTCGAAGTCCAGAAAATTATCAATTGAAAAGGGTCCACTGAGTGCTATAGAATTACAAGAAGCTGAAAAGATGTGGATAAAAACTGTGCAGTGGGAAGTGTTCCGCGAGGAAATTCAAAGGCTTCAAAAGAATCAGCAGATTAGTAAATCTTCTAAGATTTATTCCTTATCTCCATATCTGGACGAGACTGGTGTTCTTAGGGTAAGAGGACGTCTAAAAGAGGCTCCAttgactgaaaatgaaaaacatccaGTTTTACTTCCGAAATCGAAATTTGCGGAATTGGTGATTTTTCATGAACATCTTCGTGTCTTTCATTCGGGTGTATCATCAACTTTAGCTCAAGTGCGTAAAAAATTCTGGATACCGAAAGGAAGACAGACCGTGAAAAGAGTTATTTCTACTTGTTTAATCTGCAAAAAATATTCGTTAAAACCAGCTAAGCAGTTAACTGGTCAATTACCCTTGGAACGTATTGCTGAAAGTCCACCGTTTACTAATGTGGGAACTGACTTTAGTGGTGCAATAACTGTTAAATCGAAATTAAACAGTTGTGAGAAAGTGTACATTGTATTATTTACATGTGCTGTAACTAGAGCGGTTCATATTGAAGTGGTGCAAGATATGTCCGTAAAAAGTTTTATCCTAGCTTTGAGACGTTTCCTAGCAAGAAgaggaaatacaaaaataatattttctgataatgcaaAGACTTTCCGTTCATCTTGTGAAATACTGAaatcttttcgtaaaataataaAGCATCCAGAGCTGCAGAATTTTGTAGCGTCGGAAAACATCATTTGGAAATTTATTCCAGAACGTTCTCCATGGTGGGGAGGTTTCTGGGAACGATTGATGAAAAGTATTAAAGACCCGCTGAGAAAAATACTCGGTAGAGCTCTATTGACATTAGAAGAGCTTGCTACCATCCTTACAGAAATTGagtttattttgaataatagacCAATTACCTATGAGTTCAATGATTTAAATGAACCAATTGCATTAACAccttcatgttttttatttccagGAAAGGACAAGATTAACTTTCCAAATTATTTCCTTGAGGTATTTGACAAAAACTCTAACCAAAAGACTTTACAGAAACGTAAATTGTTCCAGACTCGTttaatcaagcaaatttggtCTCAATGGAAAGAAcagtatttattgcaattgagaaGTGCTCATAATTTTTTAGATCCTCACTCCCAACAGAACTTAAAAATTGGAGATGTAGTGCTTGTTGAAGGACCTTTGAAAAATAAGTTACTGTGGGACATGGGTGTGATCGATAAAGTTCTCATAGGAAGAGATGGCAATGTACGTGCATGCATAGTCCGCACGTCTAAAGGTTGCTTAAGAAGAGCAATTCAACTACTCTATCCATTCGAAGTGACTGTTTTGTAA